A portion of the Celeribacter baekdonensis genome contains these proteins:
- a CDS encoding manganese-dependent inorganic pyrophosphatase: protein MTTLVFGHKSPDTDSTGSPLIWAWYLNEVKGVDAKAVLLGTPNTEAAFVVEKWGFETPEIISEVAEGQDVVIVDTNNPAELPDAINDANVVAIIDHHKLVGGLETKGPIDITIRPLACTATIMYDLMGDDAAKMPDNIKGAMLSCILSDTLEFRSPTTTDVDKALAEKLASELNINLGQYASEMFEAKSDVSAFSDAELIRMDSKEYAVEGTKFRVSVLETTAPKIVLDRKASLLASMVDVAKEDGVDHVLLFVVDILNEEATMFVQNDLVKTVAEKSFGATVAGDSVVLPGIMSRKKQIIPNLKL from the coding sequence ATGACAACGCTCGTTTTCGGCCACAAATCTCCTGACACAGATTCCACCGGTTCCCCGCTCATCTGGGCATGGTACCTGAACGAAGTGAAAGGCGTGGACGCCAAGGCTGTGCTGTTGGGTACGCCGAACACCGAGGCCGCTTTTGTGGTCGAAAAATGGGGCTTTGAAACGCCCGAAATCATTTCTGAGGTTGCAGAAGGCCAAGACGTTGTCATCGTCGACACCAACAACCCGGCCGAATTGCCGGACGCGATCAACGACGCCAATGTCGTCGCGATCATCGACCACCACAAACTCGTGGGCGGCCTTGAAACCAAAGGTCCGATCGACATCACCATCCGTCCGCTCGCCTGCACCGCGACCATCATGTATGATCTGATGGGCGATGACGCCGCCAAAATGCCGGATAACATCAAAGGCGCGATGCTGTCTTGCATCCTGTCCGACACGTTGGAATTCCGGTCGCCAACCACCACGGACGTGGACAAAGCCTTGGCTGAAAAACTGGCCTCTGAGCTGAACATCAACTTGGGCCAATACGCCTCTGAAATGTTCGAAGCCAAATCCGACGTCTCCGCCTTTTCTGATGCCGAACTGATCCGCATGGACAGCAAAGAATACGCCGTCGAAGGCACCAAATTCCGCGTCTCCGTGTTGGAAACCACCGCGCCGAAAATCGTGCTGGACCGCAAGGCGAGCCTGTTGGCTTCCATGGTTGATGTCGCCAAGGAAGACGGCGTGGATCATGTGCTGTTGTTCGTGGTCGATATTCTGAATGAAGAAGCCACGATGTTCGTACAAAACGATCTGGTCAAAACCGTGGCCGAGAAATCCTTTGGTGCCACGGTCGCGGGCGACTCTGTTGTGTTGCCGGGCATCATGTCCCGCAAAAAACAGATCATTCCGAACCTGAAACTGTAA